One Aegilops tauschii subsp. strangulata cultivar AL8/78 chromosome 7, Aet v6.0, whole genome shotgun sequence genomic window carries:
- the LOC109770362 gene encoding uncharacterized protein: MDARMQIEREIETKTKSSLKEGLGQQLKIDHMKESKDLKRDCLNNVVQLLKLKEGNLGVIEMKKAEISCVKDTDLEERSYNVEITDTEASEGLLYEEVLTLLSKSAQRKERREALLERKKKQRARIDPTTTKATIDEIATKAYSRCSVPYFFEIVNLVWKSHRRAQLVRNSGFGYLLELVDCPVPRGLCSGLLIMWTHKQKQLF, from the exons ATGGATGCCCGCATGCAGATTGAACGCGAGATCGAAACTAAAACCAAGTCCTCCTTGAAAGAAGGGTTAGGTCAACAGCTTAAAATT GATCATATGAAGGAGTCCAAAGACTTAAAAAGAGATTGCCTAAACAATGTG GTACAGCTTTTGAAGTTGAAGGAGGGAAACCTGGGAGTGATAGAAATGAAGAAGGCGGAGATAAGTTGTGTTAAAGATACTGATTTAGAAGAGAGAAGCTATAATGTCGAGATCACTGACACTGAAGCATCAGAGGGTTTGCTATATGAAGAAGTTCTGACATTG CTGAGTAAGAGTGCTCAAAGGAAAGAACGACGGGAAGCTCTTTTGGAACGAAAAAAGAAG CAGAGAGCAAGGATTGACCCAACCACAACAAAGGCCACCATTGATGAGATTGCAACTAAAGCTTACAGCCGGTGCAGTGTGCCATACTTTTTTGAGATTGTCAATCTCGTGTGGAAGAGCCACCGCAGGGCCCAGCTTGTTAGGAACAGTGGTTTTGGCTATCTGTTGGAGCTGGTCGACTGTCCTGTACCCAGGGGTTTGTGCAGTGGATTGCTGATAATGTGGACACACAAGCAGAAGCAACTGTTTTGA